A window of Rhododendron vialii isolate Sample 1 chromosome 11a, ASM3025357v1 contains these coding sequences:
- the LOC131307347 gene encoding uncharacterized protein LOC131307347 isoform X1, producing MLKHDMFWGLVNNHSLKSNPHTRIESILEMAMEQSQHEKQQPAATNPATTSCRKKKSEEATFLEDVKDHIDEFIHASMDEHKTCFKKTIQKMFGMSKVVAERNSATKEVESSLPLKTVVSD from the exons ATGCTCAAACATGACATGTTTTGGGGCCTTGTAAATAATCACTCCTTGAAATCCAATCCACACACCAGGATTGAATCAATTTTAG AAATGGCTATGGAACAAAGTCAACATGAAAAGCAACAACCAGCTGCCACAAATCCAGCTACCACTTCGTGCCGAAAGAAGAAGTCGGAAGAGGCTACTTTCTTGGAGGATGTGAAGGATCACATTGATGAGTTTATTCATGCGTCAATGGATGAACACAAGACTTGCTTTAAGAAAACTATCCAGAAG ATGTTTGGAATGTCGAAAGTGGTTGCAGAAAGGAATTCTGCCACCAAGGAAGTTGAAAGCTCTTTGCCCCTTAAAACTGTTGTGTCCGACTAG
- the LOC131307347 gene encoding uncharacterized protein LOC131307347 isoform X2, with product MAMEQSQHEKQQPAATNPATTSCRKKKSEEATFLEDVKDHIDEFIHASMDEHKTCFKKTIQKMFGMSKVVAERNSATKEVESSLPLKTVVSD from the exons ATGGCTATGGAACAAAGTCAACATGAAAAGCAACAACCAGCTGCCACAAATCCAGCTACCACTTCGTGCCGAAAGAAGAAGTCGGAAGAGGCTACTTTCTTGGAGGATGTGAAGGATCACATTGATGAGTTTATTCATGCGTCAATGGATGAACACAAGACTTGCTTTAAGAAAACTATCCAGAAG ATGTTTGGAATGTCGAAAGTGGTTGCAGAAAGGAATTCTGCCACCAAGGAAGTTGAAAGCTCTTTGCCCCTTAAAACTGTTGTGTCCGACTAG